Proteins encoded in a region of the Helicobacter colisuis genome:
- the truA gene encoding tRNA pseudouridine(38-40) synthase TruA gives MIKVAMRIAYYGGDFFGFQRQKNQVTICGVLEEVFRSIGIFDLCVGSGRTDKGVHASAQVISVDIPEFHRDFDRLKQLLNTKLYPRIKIKQIWQVESGFHARFSVKRRGYCYVLSQKYSPFWVLFSHFYPLKNPLLVQESLNAFRGVYDFGAFMKNGGSGCESSVREIFHAKLVKRGDFYLISFWGNGFLRSQIRLMVGFLLEIDKGNLGIEDLKRQLLGEKIFSVPAPSNGLFLSRVDY, from the coding sequence ATGATAAAAGTTGCAATGCGGATTGCTTATTATGGCGGAGATTTTTTTGGTTTTCAGCGACAAAAGAATCAAGTTACAATTTGCGGAGTCTTAGAAGAAGTTTTTAGAAGCATTGGGATTTTTGATCTTTGTGTGGGGAGTGGGAGAACCGATAAGGGTGTGCATGCTAGTGCGCAAGTTATTTCTGTTGATATTCCAGAGTTTCATAGGGATTTTGATAGATTAAAACAGCTTTTAAATACAAAACTTTATCCTAGGATTAAAATTAAGCAAATTTGGCAAGTAGAGAGCGGATTTCATGCGCGCTTTAGTGTAAAGAGAAGAGGGTATTGCTATGTGCTTTCTCAAAAGTATTCACCTTTTTGGGTTTTGTTTTCACATTTTTATCCTTTGAAAAATCCATTATTGGTGCAAGAATCTTTGAATGCTTTTAGGGGCGTTTATGATTTTGGGGCTTTTATGAAAAATGGTGGTAGTGGGTGTGAGAGTAGTGTGCGAGAGATTTTTCACGCAAAGCTTGTAAAAAGAGGAGATTTTTATTTGATTTCTTTTTGGGGAAATGGGTTTTTGCGCTCACAAATTAGGCTTATGGTTGGATTTTTGCTTGAAATTGATAAGGGGAATTTGGGAATAGAGGATTTAAAGAGACAACTTCTTGGTGAGAAAATCTTTAGTGTCCCTGCACCTTCTAATGGCTTATTTTTGAGTCGCGTGGATTATTAA
- the rsfS gene encoding ribosome silencing factor produces MQENRQLVIENIIQILEDKKGENIEVFNLKNTDYFVDYVIITTAFVDKHALALLDSLKKDLKQKDETFFHVDEENPEWIVADLGDIIVHIFTENQRKKFNLEEFLSKMAVQKNQES; encoded by the coding sequence TTGCAAGAAAATAGACAACTAGTTATAGAAAATATCATACAAATCCTAGAAGATAAAAAAGGCGAAAATATTGAAGTCTTTAATTTAAAAAATACTGATTATTTTGTAGATTATGTTATCATCACAACCGCTTTTGTAGATAAACACGCCCTTGCCTTGCTTGATTCATTAAAAAAAGATTTAAAACAAAAAGATGAAACTTTTTTCCATGTTGATGAAGAAAATCCAGAATGGATTGTTGCGGATTTAGGCGATATTATTGTGCATATTTTCACAGAAAATCAACGCAAAAAATTTAACTTAGAAGAATTTCTCTCTAAAATGGCAGTACAAAAGAATCAAGAATCTTAA
- a CDS encoding methionine-R-sulfoxide reductase: MYKKLNEQEQRVILHKGTEAPFSGKYENFFEKGIYCCKQCGSALYESKDKFHSGCGWPSFDSCIKGAVREQLDKDGRRMEIVCAKCGGHLGHIFRGEGFTAKNTRHCVNSIALEFQND; the protein is encoded by the coding sequence ATGTATAAAAAACTAAATGAACAAGAGCAAAGGGTAATTCTCCATAAAGGCACTGAAGCACCTTTTAGTGGAAAATATGAGAATTTTTTTGAAAAGGGGATTTATTGTTGTAAACAATGTGGTAGCGCTTTATATGAATCTAAAGATAAATTTCATTCGGGTTGTGGTTGGCCTAGCTTTGATTCTTGTATTAAAGGGGCAGTTAGAGAGCAGCTAGATAAGGATGGCAGAAGAATGGAGATTGTTTGCGCAAAATGTGGTGGGCATTTGGGGCATATTTTTAGGGGAGAGGGATTTACTGCTAAAAATACTAGACATTGTGTTAATTCTATTGCTTTAGAGTTTCAAAACGATTAA
- the nadD gene encoding nicotinate (nicotinamide) nucleotide adenylyltransferase, which produces MQTIAVFGGSFDPPHLGHLKVIQTIFNSLEVERLFIVPAFLNPFKSQSLFSPKKRLEWIKILVQDLTLPITLLDFEIQQNKPTPTYETINFIQQTYKPKKIYLIIGADNLENLPKWYHYEKLKNQVEFVIIPRLNYKIDSNFKILPMQTISISSTQVRNSLQKQDFKILKSIPKAIAQDILKEFHCKKIDN; this is translated from the coding sequence ATGCAAACAATTGCAGTTTTTGGTGGCTCTTTTGATCCGCCACATTTAGGGCATTTAAAAGTCATACAAACCATTTTTAATTCCTTAGAAGTGGAGAGACTTTTTATTGTCCCTGCTTTTTTAAACCCCTTCAAAAGCCAATCCCTTTTTTCCCCGAAGAAACGTCTAGAGTGGATTAAGATTTTAGTTCAAGATTTAACTTTACCCATCACACTTTTAGATTTTGAAATCCAACAAAACAAGCCAACTCCAACCTATGAAACAATAAACTTCATTCAACAAACCTATAAACCAAAAAAAATCTACCTCATCATTGGTGCAGACAATCTAGAGAATCTCCCTAAATGGTATCATTACGAAAAATTAAAAAATCAAGTAGAATTTGTTATAATTCCAAGATTAAATTACAAAATTGATTCTAATTTTAAAATTTTGCCTATGCAAACTATTTCCATTAGCTCAACACAAGTAAGAAATTCTTTGCAAAAGCAAGATTTTAAGATTCTAAAATCAATTCCAAAAGCTATTGCTCAAGATATTTTAAAGGAATTCCATTGCAAGAAAATAGACAACTAG
- a CDS encoding LptF/LptG family permease — protein sequence MRIKNYLFHSFAQIFFPIFFVLFFIASVVIFIRIAGVTFVVKISFFELLSLYFYTLPLMIFFVIPLSFFVACTLSLSRLSFDYELPVLFALGMNPSRIIKIFLPIAILVSFSLFILSLVLTPLSDTAYRQFLEERKNSININLQAGEFGQKLGDWLVYVQKSKEDLSYEDIVLLSFAKEGGMIFSDNAKIVNQMGVVEAILEKGSIYRPKEDFVEKILFDTLIIRSSITAIDEVDLGVIGYWKRAFYKNERQKKTLRNLSMYVIMSCFPLVSLFFFPLLGIKNPRYQKNYTILQAMGVIGIFYALMYLMANYLPLLGMFIFPIIWLLLGYLLFERVIKKYY from the coding sequence TTGCGAATCAAAAATTATTTATTCCATAGCTTTGCACAAATTTTCTTTCCTATTTTCTTTGTGTTATTTTTCATTGCTTCTGTGGTGATTTTTATTCGCATTGCGGGTGTTACTTTTGTTGTGAAAATTAGCTTTTTTGAGCTACTTTCTTTATATTTTTATACTTTGCCATTAATGATTTTTTTTGTGATACCTTTAAGTTTTTTTGTGGCTTGCACGCTTTCTCTCTCAAGGCTTTCTTTTGATTATGAATTACCAGTTTTATTTGCTTTGGGAATGAATCCAAGTAGAATTATTAAGATTTTTTTACCCATTGCTATTTTAGTGAGCTTTTCACTTTTTATTCTTTCCTTGGTTTTAACTCCTTTAAGTGATACAGCCTATAGGCAGTTTTTAGAAGAGCGTAAAAATAGCATTAATATTAATCTTCAAGCAGGAGAATTTGGGCAGAAGCTTGGAGATTGGCTTGTGTATGTGCAAAAGAGTAAGGAAGATTTGAGCTATGAAGATATTGTTTTATTGTCTTTTGCCAAAGAGGGCGGAATGATCTTTTCGGATAATGCAAAGATTGTTAATCAAATGGGGGTTGTGGAGGCAATTTTAGAAAAAGGATCGATTTATCGCCCTAAGGAAGATTTTGTTGAGAAGATTTTGTTTGATACTTTGATAATTCGTAGTAGCATTACTGCTATTGATGAAGTGGATTTGGGAGTGATTGGTTATTGGAAGAGGGCTTTTTATAAAAATGAACGACAAAAAAAGACTTTAAGAAATTTAAGTATGTATGTTATAATGTCTTGTTTTCCGTTAGTTAGTTTATTTTTCTTTCCGCTTTTGGGAATAAAAAATCCGCGTTATCAAAAAAATTATACTATTTTACAAGCAATGGGAGTGATTGGGATTTTTTATGCATTAATGTATTTAATGGCAAATTATTTACCGCTTTTAGGAATGTTTATATTTCCAATAATATGGCTTTTGTTGGGTTATTTGCTTTTTGAGAGAGTGATTAAAAAGTATTATTAG
- a CDS encoding prepilin peptidase, whose product MEIVFTFVLGAIFGSFANVLIFRIPQNMSIVLPFSFCPKCKKNLYFADKIPLISYLILGGKCRYCNEKIPKWYLLSEVLGGVFGVFSFYYFGILGVIGFFLFLFFYVLSVIDWQFLEIPDSLNFLNLALAICFGGFFGESFFVEKLFAESCLNALLFMGFASFLRLFIGSLLQKEVMGEGDIVVFGTLGASLGVLLGGLSIVIGSCYGLIWILLSKKSMLPFVPFLFLGFCSAVLLKYVL is encoded by the coding sequence ATGGAGATTGTTTTTACTTTTGTTTTAGGTGCTATTTTTGGGTCTTTTGCTAATGTTTTGATTTTTAGGATTCCACAAAATATGAGTATTGTTTTACCTTTTTCTTTTTGTCCTAAGTGTAAGAAAAATCTTTATTTTGCAGATAAAATTCCTCTTATTTCTTATCTGATTTTAGGCGGGAAATGTCGCTATTGTAATGAGAAGATTCCTAAGTGGTATTTGCTTAGTGAAGTTTTGGGTGGAGTTTTTGGAGTTTTTAGTTTTTATTATTTTGGAATCTTGGGTGTGATTGGATTTTTCTTGTTTTTATTTTTTTATGTTTTAAGTGTGATAGATTGGCAGTTTTTAGAAATACCTGATAGTTTAAATTTTTTAAATCTTGCATTGGCAATTTGTTTTGGTGGGTTTTTTGGGGAATCTTTTTTTGTTGAAAAGCTTTTTGCTGAATCTTGCCTAAATGCACTTTTGTTTATGGGGTTTGCAAGTTTCTTGCGGTTGTTTATAGGGAGTTTATTGCAAAAAGAAGTGATGGGGGAGGGCGATATTGTTGTTTTTGGAACACTTGGAGCGAGTTTGGGTGTTTTGTTGGGGGGATTGTCTATTGTGATTGGGAGTTGTTATGGGCTTATATGGATTTTGTTAAGCAAAAAATCAATGTTGCCTTTTGTACCATTTTTGTTTTTGGGATTTTGTAGTGCGGTTTTATTAAAATATGTATTATAA
- the metH gene encoding methionine synthase codes for MKIRLQEIVKKQVLIIDGAMGTEIQKKEKVEWGKNAKGESLAGCTEALNLFSPEVVKEVYTSYLQAGANIITSNTFGVMEWVLAEYEMQEHSREIARIGVQLAKDCIKAHTPLENQKDALFVAGSLGPGTKLPSLGHIDYDSMFLGYCEAVRGFKEANVDLVLLETAQDPLQIKAALHAIKEIDENLPIMVSATIETNGTMLIGTDIATLFYILEPFEIFSLGINCGLGPDLAKKYLTELSRVSKFPISIHANAGLPQNKGGITYYPMEAEEFSEIESDFLNIAGVALLGGCCGTTPRHISALVAKTRGKIPLSPQGKYQPSVASLFGACELAQEPAPLLIGERSNATGSKAFRELLLKEDYEGALGVGNEQVKRGAHVLDVSVAFAGRDESKDMQELIMRYATKIPLPLMPDSTQVNALEIGLKLIGGRCIINSANLEDGIEKFDKVASLAKKFGCVLVCLTIDEQGMCKTKERKVECAKRMMQRAIEIHHLREEDIIFDPLTFTIGSGDEEYFTAGIETLEAIAEIRKLFPKAGSTLGLSNISFGLSKEGRVCLNSVFLHHAIKKGLSTAIVNVAHIIPYARLESEDIEVCENLIFNTQKSPQVLYDFISHFEKKSGLGFEKKEEDFSLSTQERIAKYLIEGDLSAMQKILPSAKDEIDPEVIVNEILIDAMKVVGEKFGNGEMQLPFVLQSAEVMKKSVDYLNEFLPKKTNTHKTTIVIGTVKGDVHDVGKNLVDIILSNNGFNVINIGIKAELEKFLEVIKKEKVDCIGMSGLLVKSTLIMKENLEELKKLGITIPIMLGGAALNRNFVDEYCRPNYDGIIFYCKDAFDSVAAMQIIQSGDFSDITLPSQKGKSEDSRLEQRMAKKLEKLEEVKQEIFYPMECELTFSYQSYNPPFFGRKALKLSNDEIQNIFEFIDKDLLFKHRWGYSKLKKEEYLKLKEKELEPLFQSLKNEFIEKNIFAPVVLYGYYHTRTRIPDDKRKGLILELSDRADFSNAESFLFPRSTKKPYLCLGDYFNKEGDICALHLVSSGLNLAPFEEKLYKDNQYHKYYLTHALGVELAEALADFVHQRVRCELGLGEKEGERYSFGYPACPDLALNKGLFNLLKPQEFGIILSETYQMSPEATTSALIVPHKEAKYFAI; via the coding sequence ATGAAAATAAGATTGCAAGAGATTGTTAAGAAACAGGTTTTAATTATTGATGGAGCAATGGGGACGGAGATTCAAAAAAAAGAAAAGGTAGAATGGGGTAAAAATGCTAAAGGAGAGAGTTTGGCAGGTTGCACAGAAGCTTTGAATCTCTTTAGCCCTGAAGTAGTTAAAGAAGTTTATACAAGCTATCTTCAAGCAGGTGCTAATATTATTACGAGTAATACTTTTGGGGTTATGGAGTGGGTGTTGGCTGAATATGAAATGCAAGAGCACTCTAGGGAGATTGCTAGAATTGGCGTGCAATTAGCAAAGGATTGTATTAAAGCACACACGCCATTGGAGAATCAAAAAGATGCCCTATTTGTGGCAGGTTCTTTGGGACCTGGGACAAAGTTACCAAGTTTGGGGCATATTGATTATGATTCTATGTTTTTGGGCTATTGTGAAGCTGTAAGAGGTTTTAAAGAGGCTAATGTGGATTTGGTGCTTTTAGAAACCGCGCAAGATCCTTTGCAGATTAAAGCAGCCTTGCACGCTATTAAAGAGATTGATGAGAATTTGCCCATTATGGTTTCAGCCACAATTGAAACAAATGGAACTATGCTTATTGGAACAGACATTGCAACTCTTTTTTATATTTTAGAGCCTTTTGAGATTTTTTCTTTAGGGATTAATTGTGGTTTGGGTCCAGATTTAGCTAAAAAATATTTAACAGAATTAAGCAGGGTTAGTAAATTTCCTATTTCTATTCATGCAAATGCAGGATTACCACAAAATAAAGGCGGAATAACTTATTATCCTATGGAAGCAGAGGAGTTTAGTGAGATTGAGAGTGATTTTTTGAATATTGCTGGAGTTGCTTTGCTTGGAGGTTGTTGCGGGACAACACCACGCCATATTTCAGCTCTTGTTGCTAAAACAAGAGGCAAGATTCCACTTTCTCCACAAGGAAAATATCAACCAAGTGTAGCTTCCTTGTTTGGAGCTTGTGAGTTGGCGCAAGAACCTGCACCATTGCTTATAGGTGAGAGATCAAATGCAACAGGTTCTAAAGCCTTTAGAGAATTGCTTTTAAAAGAAGATTATGAGGGAGCTTTAGGCGTTGGGAATGAGCAGGTCAAGCGGGGTGCGCATGTGCTTGATGTGAGTGTGGCATTTGCTGGTAGAGATGAAAGTAAAGATATGCAAGAGCTTATTATGCGATATGCCACAAAAATCCCTCTGCCTTTAATGCCTGATTCTACGCAAGTGAATGCTTTAGAGATTGGCTTAAAGCTAATTGGTGGGCGTTGCATTATTAACTCAGCAAATTTAGAAGATGGTATTGAAAAATTCGATAAAGTGGCTAGTTTAGCTAAAAAGTTTGGTTGCGTGCTTGTGTGCTTAACCATTGATGAGCAAGGAATGTGTAAAACTAAAGAGAGAAAAGTAGAGTGTGCCAAAAGAATGATGCAAAGAGCTATTGAGATTCATCATTTAAGAGAAGAAGACATTATCTTTGATCCACTCACCTTTACTATTGGTAGTGGAGATGAGGAATATTTCACAGCAGGGATTGAAACGCTAGAAGCTATTGCAGAAATTAGAAAGCTTTTTCCTAAAGCAGGAAGCACTTTGGGGCTTTCTAATATTTCTTTTGGATTAAGTAAAGAGGGTAGGGTTTGTCTTAATTCTGTTTTCTTGCATCATGCAATCAAAAAGGGCTTAAGCACTGCTATTGTAAATGTTGCGCATATTATTCCTTATGCAAGATTGGAGAGTGAGGATATAGAAGTTTGTGAGAATTTAATCTTTAACACTCAAAAAAGTCCGCAGGTTTTATATGATTTTATTAGCCATTTTGAAAAAAAATCTGGATTAGGCTTTGAAAAAAAAGAAGAGGATTTTTCTTTGAGCACACAAGAGAGAATTGCAAAATATCTCATTGAAGGGGATTTAAGCGCAATGCAAAAGATTCTGCCAAGTGCAAAAGATGAGATTGATCCTGAAGTAATTGTCAATGAAATATTAATTGATGCGATGAAAGTAGTGGGCGAGAAATTTGGAAATGGTGAGATGCAGTTGCCTTTTGTTTTGCAAAGTGCAGAAGTAATGAAAAAAAGCGTGGATTATCTTAATGAATTTTTGCCTAAAAAAACTAATACACATAAAACAACTATAGTGATTGGGACGGTTAAGGGCGATGTGCATGATGTAGGCAAGAATCTTGTGGATATTATTTTAAGCAATAATGGATTTAATGTGATTAATATTGGCATTAAGGCAGAATTGGAGAAATTTTTAGAAGTCATTAAAAAAGAAAAAGTGGATTGTATTGGTATGAGTGGGTTGCTTGTAAAATCCACTTTGATTATGAAAGAGAATTTAGAAGAATTAAAAAAACTTGGAATCACAATTCCTATTATGCTTGGTGGAGCAGCCTTGAATCGAAACTTTGTAGATGAGTATTGTCGCCCTAATTATGATGGAATCATTTTTTATTGCAAAGATGCCTTTGATAGTGTGGCGGCAATGCAGATTATTCAAAGTGGAGATTTTAGTGATATTACATTGCCCTCTCAAAAAGGAAAAAGTGAAGATTCTAGGTTAGAGCAAAGAATGGCAAAAAAACTAGAAAAGTTAGAAGAAGTAAAACAAGAGATTTTTTACCCTATGGAATGTGAATTGACTTTTTCTTATCAAAGCTACAATCCACCATTTTTTGGAAGAAAAGCTTTAAAATTAAGTAACGATGAGATTCAAAACATTTTTGAGTTTATTGATAAAGACTTGCTCTTTAAACACCGATGGGGTTATAGTAAGCTAAAAAAAGAGGAATATTTAAAGCTTAAAGAAAAGGAATTAGAGCCACTTTTTCAGTCCCTAAAAAATGAATTTATTGAAAAAAATATTTTTGCTCCTGTGGTGCTTTATGGTTATTATCATACGCGCACTAGGATTCCTGATGACAAAAGAAAGGGTTTAATTTTGGAGTTAAGTGATCGTGCAGATTTTAGTAATGCAGAATCTTTTTTATTTCCTAGGAGCACCAAAAAACCTTATTTGTGTTTGGGAGATTATTTTAATAAAGAAGGTGATATTTGTGCCTTGCATTTAGTTTCAAGTGGATTAAACTTAGCACCTTTTGAAGAAAAACTCTATAAAGATAATCAATACCATAAATACTATCTCACACATGCCTTGGGTGTGGAGTTAGCAGAGGCTTTGGCGGATTTTGTGCATCAAAGAGTAAGGTGTGAGCTTGGATTAGGAGAGAAAGAGGGAGAGAGATATTCTTTTGGTTACCCAGCGTGTCCTGATTTAGCTTTAAATAAAGGTTTGTTTAATTTATTAAAACCACAAGAATTTGGCATTATACTTAGTGAAACTTATCAAATGAGTCCCGAGGCAACAACTTCGGCTTTGATTGTTCCACATAAAGAAGCGAAATATTTTGCAATTTAA
- a CDS encoding leucyl aminopeptidase: protein MKIIASQKQGEVKIILLKDRVIPKDLSKDEKKELEFYGFEGEGSCLVGQSKKFFIGLEKYDYEFPNALSDAIANAICSLKKMKIKSISIEVEKEEEIKKICLGILLGAYSYEEFKSKKNEITLKEVYLNSNKLDEKILQEQILESEILATSINHTRDLINTPPQQATPEYMAKYAENLAKSIGFECQIYDEEFLKKEKMEAFLAVARASVHKPYLVHLSYKPKDTKGQKLPKFVFVGKGLTYDSGGLSLKPGDYMTTMKADKSGACAVIGILEAVAKFGIKAEVHGILGLAENMIGGNAYKPDDILRARNQKTIEVRNTDAEGRLVLADCLSFASDLKPDFLIDLATLTGACVVGLGDYTSGIMGYNKKLQEEFAKVAFRVGELTGILPFNPYLRKLLKSEVADLCNIPSSRYGSAITAGMFLGEFVEESLKDKWLHLDIAGPAYVEKAWGVNPFGASGIGVRACVEFIKSKVK from the coding sequence ATGAAAATCATAGCAAGTCAAAAACAAGGGGAAGTAAAAATCATACTTTTAAAGGACAGAGTGATTCCAAAAGATCTTAGCAAAGATGAAAAAAAGGAATTAGAGTTTTATGGTTTTGAGGGCGAAGGGAGTTGCTTAGTTGGTCAAAGTAAGAAGTTTTTTATAGGATTAGAAAAGTATGATTACGAATTTCCTAATGCCCTAAGCGATGCGATTGCCAATGCGATTTGTAGTTTAAAAAAAATGAAAATCAAATCGATTTCTATAGAAGTAGAAAAAGAAGAAGAGATTAAAAAAATATGCCTTGGAATCTTGCTTGGAGCTTATAGTTATGAAGAATTTAAAAGCAAGAAAAATGAAATAACTCTCAAAGAGGTTTATCTAAATTCGAATAAATTAGATGAAAAGATTTTACAAGAGCAGATTTTAGAATCAGAAATCTTGGCTACAAGTATAAATCACACTCGAGATTTGATTAATACACCACCTCAACAAGCTACTCCAGAATATATGGCAAAATACGCAGAAAATCTTGCAAAATCGATAGGCTTTGAATGTCAAATCTATGATGAAGAGTTTTTAAAAAAAGAAAAAATGGAAGCATTTTTGGCAGTTGCAAGAGCAAGTGTGCATAAGCCTTATTTGGTGCATTTAAGCTATAAACCAAAGGATACCAAAGGACAAAAATTGCCTAAATTTGTTTTTGTGGGTAAGGGGCTTACCTATGATAGTGGTGGGCTTAGCTTGAAGCCTGGTGATTATATGACAACAATGAAAGCCGATAAAAGCGGTGCGTGTGCAGTTATTGGAATCTTAGAAGCTGTAGCAAAATTTGGAATTAAAGCAGAAGTGCATGGAATTTTAGGGTTGGCTGAAAATATGATTGGAGGTAATGCTTATAAGCCTGATGATATTTTAAGGGCTAGGAATCAAAAAACAATTGAAGTGCGCAATACAGATGCAGAAGGAAGATTGGTTTTAGCAGATTGTTTGAGTTTTGCAAGTGATTTAAAGCCGGATTTTCTCATTGATTTAGCGACTTTAACAGGAGCTTGTGTTGTAGGATTGGGCGATTATACAAGTGGAATCATGGGGTATAATAAAAAACTTCAAGAGGAGTTTGCCAAAGTAGCCTTTAGGGTTGGAGAATTAACAGGAATCTTGCCTTTTAACCCTTATTTAAGGAAACTTTTAAAATCTGAAGTTGCAGATTTATGCAACATTCCATCAAGTCGTTATGGAAGTGCAATTACTGCTGGAATGTTCCTAGGAGAATTCGTTGAAGAATCGCTTAAGGATAAGTGGTTGCATTTAGATATTGCAGGTCCTGCATATGTGGAGAAAGCTTGGGGGGTGAATCCTTTTGGGGCAAGTGGGATTGGAGTGCGCGCATGTGTAGAATTTATCAAAAGTAAAGTAAAATAA
- a CDS encoding DedA family protein, with amino-acid sequence MEALFTQWIQEYGYIILFLWSILEGELGLIMAGIMCHTGHMTIPIAILVAGFGGFVGDQIYFYIGRYNKQFIYKQLKTQRRKFAFAHLLLQRYGWPIIFAQRYLYGMRTIIPMSIGVTRYSAKTFALINLVSAMVWAAITILLAYFFGEQLLALVNYGKEHYYVAIPFAILLGGGIYYYLHKVTQKVERKITGEKK; translated from the coding sequence ATGGAAGCATTATTTACGCAATGGATTCAAGAGTATGGTTATATTATTTTGTTTCTCTGGAGTATTTTAGAAGGAGAGCTTGGGCTTATTATGGCAGGAATTATGTGCCATACTGGACATATGACAATTCCCATTGCAATTTTAGTAGCTGGATTTGGTGGGTTTGTGGGAGATCAGATTTATTTTTATATTGGGCGATATAATAAGCAATTTATTTACAAACAACTTAAAACTCAACGAAGAAAATTTGCCTTTGCGCATTTGCTTTTACAGCGTTATGGTTGGCCTATTATTTTTGCGCAGAGATATTTATATGGAATGCGAACAATCATTCCTATGAGTATTGGAGTAACACGCTATAGTGCTAAAACTTTTGCCCTCATTAATCTTGTTAGTGCGATGGTGTGGGCTGCTATTACAATTTTATTGGCTTATTTTTTTGGAGAGCAGCTTCTGGCATTGGTAAATTATGGTAAAGAGCATTATTATGTTGCTATTCCTTTTGCGATTCTGCTTGGAGGTGGTATTTATTATTATTTACATAAAGTTACACAAAAAGTGGAGCGAAAAATTACAGGAGAGAAAAAATGA
- a CDS encoding DedA family protein produces MQETIDLIVKYGYVILFLYSLGGGFVALVGAAVLSYAGKMDLIASIAVAIVANFLGDLLLFYLARYQKQGMMPYLSKHRRKLAYIHLLMRKYGSIILIVKKYIYGLKTLVPFAVALTNYGFMKFSLYNALGAILWGVSIGLAGYFLGEVILRGMDLLGQYPYLAPIFIFILFGGIWIWLKKVSTKSKGK; encoded by the coding sequence ATGCAAGAAACGATTGATTTAATTGTGAAATATGGCTATGTAATTTTGTTTTTGTATTCTTTAGGCGGTGGATTTGTGGCGCTTGTTGGAGCTGCTGTGCTAAGTTATGCGGGTAAAATGGATTTAATAGCAAGTATCGCAGTGGCAATTGTGGCAAATTTTTTGGGTGATTTATTACTTTTTTATTTGGCGCGTTATCAAAAGCAAGGAATGATGCCTTATCTCTCAAAACATAGGAGAAAACTCGCTTACATTCATTTATTGATGCGAAAATATGGCTCAATTATTTTGATAGTCAAAAAATATATTTATGGTTTAAAAACGCTTGTTCCTTTTGCTGTGGCGCTAACAAATTACGGCTTTATGAAATTTAGCCTTTATAATGCTTTGGGTGCGATATTATGGGGTGTTAGCATTGGACTTGCTGGGTATTTTTTAGGAGAGGTGATTCTTAGGGGAATGGATTTACTAGGACAATATCCATATTTAGCGCCAATATTTATTTTTATTTTATTTGGTGGAATCTGGATTTGGCTCAAAAAAGTAAGCACAAAAAGTAAGGGAAAATAA